GGGCACGTTTTGGCCAAAACAGCCCTGAAACGCCATTTCATCTGCTCCTTCTTTTACGGCGGCACGCGCAATTGGTGCGTGCATTTTGCCGGTATTGCACCATTTGTGAGGCGCCTTTGCTGCAGCCTTTGTTAGCAAGTGCCGGGCCAAGGTATAAAATCAATAAGGCTAGCAAGAACTACCGTTAGCAGGGACCGTATAAATTTATAACTGCTTAAAATTTAAGCACCTACACACTTTATCAAGCAACTATACACCTTATACTTAACCAACTATGAAAAACTACCTTTTAGATTTAAAGCTTCCCGCAATTCTGCTGGGGGCCAGTCTGGTTTTTGGGGCCTGTAGTAAAGAAAAGACCACCGAAACCACCACTACTAAAACTACCGAAGAAACCATGGATGACGACATGGGCATGGACATGGACAGGGACAGCATGAAAATGGGCTCTAATGAGATCATGGACAAGATGCATGACCACATGGAGTCTATGCGTAAGCTTAAACTGACCGGAGACCCAGACAATGACTTTGCCCTGATCATGGCCGAGCACCATAAAGGCGGCATTGAAATGGCCGAAGAGGAAGTGGATGAAGGGAAAGACACCATGCTGGTGAACATGGCCAAAAGAAGCATTACTATGCAGAAAGACGAGCGGGAAAAACTGGAGGACTTCGCCGATGATCATAAACCCGCTTCCCGGGATACCTCTGCTACTATGAAACTCATGCAGCCCATGAAAGACATGATGGGCAAAATGGACCATAGCAAAACTGGCACCACCGACTACCACTTTGCCAGTCTGATGAGCATGCACCACCAAAGCGGCATTGACCTGGTAGACGCTTACCTGAAACAGGCCAAAGTGCCCGCCATGAAAACCATGGCCCAGAAAATAAAAGATGAACAGCAGAAGGAAAAGAAAAAACTGGATGCCTGGCTGGCCAAACAGCCTAAGTAGAACTTACCTCTTTCCTGAAAACGGGCTTGCCCGGAAGAAAACGCATAAAGCATTTCTTCCGGGCAGGCCCGTTTCTATTTTGGCATCCTGCTCTAAAGGCAGGGTGTAAGAACAGGTTTCTACAGACTAACCGGCACGGAGATTTTCACCTTCTCCCAGGTCATGTCTATAGAGCCCTTGGTATCGCTTTCCGGGGTGATCTCATACCGCAAGCGTTCCTGTTTCTGAGCCGTTTTGGTGGGTTTAACCGAAATCCGGACCAGGTCTTCTTTTTCAGAATACTTATCTGCCAGGTGCTGTTCCCAGTTCTTATTGATAATTACCGTCCATTGGTCTCTGCCGGGTATGGTAAACAAAGCGTATTTGCCGGCCGGAATCTGCACGCCACCAATGGTGATGGGGCCATCGATCTGGAGGCTGGTAGCGGAGTGGGCCCCAGTTACCCAAACGCGGTCATAGGCCACCAAGCCGCCCCAGATCATACGGTTACGGACCGCCGGTGAGTGGTAATTCACCTGTAGGTTGGTAGTACCGATTTTTCCCGTGGCTACGG
This Rufibacter radiotolerans DNA region includes the following protein-coding sequences:
- a CDS encoding DUF305 domain-containing protein; its protein translation is MKNYLLDLKLPAILLGASLVFGACSKEKTTETTTTKTTEETMDDDMGMDMDRDSMKMGSNEIMDKMHDHMESMRKLKLTGDPDNDFALIMAEHHKGGIEMAEEEVDEGKDTMLVNMAKRSITMQKDEREKLEDFADDHKPASRDTSATMKLMQPMKDMMGKMDHSKTGTTDYHFASLMSMHHQSGIDLVDAYLKQAKVPAMKTMAQKIKDEQQKEKKKLDAWLAKQPK
- a CDS encoding DUF2911 domain-containing protein; this encodes MMYSKTTFPVLLTALSLAFLSCEQKPAANQVPATVPQSQTADSVTTTQAFPVDSGAVVIQVQPEADTLKGSLKAVATGKIGTTNLQVNYHSPAVRNRMIWGGLVAYDRVWVTGAHSATSLQIDGPITIGGVQIPAGKYALFTIPGRDQWTVIINKNWEQHLADKYSEKEDLVRISVKPTKTAQKQERLRYEITPESDTKGSIDMTWEKVKISVPVSL